One genomic region from Fictibacillus marinisediminis encodes:
- a CDS encoding CamS family sex pheromone protein, with product MIKRISLILLSSLLILSGCMNKDKLQKEEEVVKKKGKTEEKAIITGEIKTGEKYYRSIVPFEPGGARGLIKYGVDNRLDINEFELGLMRIAQDNFSTDKYYYQEGQYLSSTTVNNWLKRADEKTEKDNKTDMAQKGLNPALGVKKDAPYKQVMAAEDKHPKYLSYVLEQNYLVQSGNDKVKLGGVVVGLSFNSTYYYKATDKAGLIYNGSKKLDSSDVSREARKMGQQVIQRIRQNHALKNVPITIALYQEAEKESVTPGHFFASASAGAGSSQLGSWDKIDDRYYLFPSKDATAAKRDDAEKFNNFKTKIQDYFPNYVGVIGKAQYRDGNLNRLDIDIPMQFQGKAEVISFTQYVTSSVMKELPSVPVTINIQSAVNKPEALIVRDDGSSEPFVHIYR from the coding sequence ATGATAAAGCGGATCAGCCTGATCCTGTTAAGCTCCCTTTTGATCCTGAGCGGCTGTATGAACAAGGACAAGCTGCAGAAGGAAGAGGAAGTTGTAAAGAAAAAAGGGAAAACTGAAGAAAAAGCCATCATTACCGGGGAGATCAAAACCGGGGAAAAATATTACCGAAGCATTGTGCCGTTTGAGCCAGGCGGTGCCCGCGGCTTAATCAAGTACGGTGTAGATAACCGCCTGGATATCAACGAGTTTGAACTCGGCCTCATGCGGATTGCTCAGGATAATTTCAGCACGGACAAGTATTACTACCAGGAGGGCCAATACTTGTCTTCCACGACCGTCAATAACTGGCTGAAGCGTGCGGACGAGAAGACTGAGAAAGATAATAAAACAGACATGGCCCAAAAAGGTCTTAACCCTGCTTTGGGCGTTAAGAAGGATGCTCCATACAAGCAAGTAATGGCTGCAGAAGATAAACATCCGAAATACTTATCATATGTGCTGGAGCAGAACTATCTTGTACAGAGCGGAAATGATAAAGTCAAACTCGGCGGTGTCGTTGTCGGCTTATCGTTTAACTCTACGTACTATTACAAGGCGACAGACAAAGCTGGCTTGATTTATAATGGCTCAAAGAAGCTGGACTCAAGTGATGTTTCCCGTGAAGCAAGAAAAATGGGGCAGCAGGTCATCCAGCGTATTCGCCAAAACCATGCACTGAAAAATGTTCCGATCACCATCGCTCTCTATCAGGAAGCGGAAAAAGAATCGGTCACACCAGGGCACTTTTTTGCATCGGCATCAGCCGGAGCGGGCAGTTCGCAGCTCGGAAGCTGGGATAAGATTGACGACCGTTACTATTTATTCCCTTCAAAAGATGCGACCGCAGCCAAAAGGGATGATGCTGAGAAATTTAATAACTTCAAGACCAAAATTCAGGACTACTTCCCGAACTATGTAGGCGTAATCGGAAAAGCTCAATACCGGGACGGCAACCTGAACCGTCTGGACATCGATATCCCGATGCAGTTCCAGGGCAAAGCTGAAGTCATCTCGTTCACACAGTATGTTACCTCGTCGGTGATGAAGGAGCTTCCAAGCGTGCCGGTTACAATCAACATCCAATCTGCCGTCAATAAACCGGAAGCGCTCATCGTCCGGGATGACGGAAGCAGCGAGCCGTTCGTGCATATTTATAGATAG
- the pruA gene encoding L-glutamate gamma-semialdehyde dehydrogenase, with protein sequence MIREYKHEPFTDFSVKENKKAFEEALDLVNSQLGKEYPLVIGGERITTDEKIVSINPANKEEVIGTVSKANKDLAEKAMQVAVSTFETWKKWAPEARANILYRASAILRRRKHEFSAYLVKEGGKPWKEADADTAEAIDFLEFYARQMELMKNGVPVKSREGEINQFNYIPLGVGIVISPFNFPLAIMAGTTVAAIVSGNTVLLKPANNTPVVAAKFAEVMEQAGLPAGVLNFIPGSGAEVGDYLVDHPKTRFVSFTGSREVGCRIYERAAKVHPGQIWLKRVIAEMGGKDTMVIDNNVDTDMAASAIVYSAFGFSGQKCSAGSRAVVHQDVYDEVLEKAVELTKSLRVGNPEDLGNYMGPVIDQAAYNKIMSYIEIGRTEGKIAAGGEGDDSKGYFIQPTIVADVEEKARLMQEEIFGPVVAFCKARDFDHMMEIANNTDYGLTGALVSNNREHIERAKEEFHVGNLYFNRGCTGAIVGYQPFGGFNMSGTDSKAGGPDYLLLHMQAKTTSELL encoded by the coding sequence ATGATTCGAGAGTATAAACACGAACCATTTACGGATTTTTCAGTTAAAGAAAACAAGAAAGCTTTTGAGGAAGCTTTAGACCTTGTTAATTCACAGCTAGGCAAAGAGTATCCTCTGGTCATTGGCGGAGAACGCATCACCACTGATGAAAAAATCGTTTCTATTAATCCGGCCAATAAAGAAGAAGTTATTGGAACGGTTTCTAAAGCAAATAAAGATTTAGCAGAAAAAGCAATGCAAGTTGCGGTTTCTACGTTCGAAACTTGGAAAAAATGGGCGCCTGAAGCTCGTGCAAATATCCTTTACAGAGCTTCTGCTATTCTGCGCCGCCGCAAGCATGAATTCTCTGCTTACCTCGTAAAAGAAGGCGGTAAACCATGGAAAGAAGCAGATGCTGATACAGCTGAAGCAATCGACTTCCTAGAGTTCTATGCTCGTCAAATGGAATTGATGAAAAACGGAGTACCGGTAAAAAGCCGTGAAGGTGAAATCAACCAATTCAACTACATCCCTCTGGGAGTAGGTATTGTGATTTCTCCATTTAACTTCCCGCTTGCGATCATGGCAGGAACAACTGTAGCTGCGATCGTTTCCGGTAACACAGTTCTTCTTAAACCAGCAAACAACACACCGGTTGTTGCGGCTAAGTTTGCTGAAGTGATGGAACAAGCTGGTCTTCCAGCAGGCGTATTGAACTTCATCCCAGGAAGCGGAGCAGAAGTGGGCGACTACCTGGTAGACCACCCGAAAACACGTTTTGTATCCTTCACTGGTTCCCGTGAAGTCGGCTGCCGTATCTACGAACGCGCAGCAAAAGTGCATCCTGGCCAAATCTGGCTGAAGCGTGTTATCGCTGAAATGGGCGGAAAAGACACAATGGTTATCGACAACAACGTAGATACAGATATGGCTGCTTCTGCGATTGTTTACTCTGCATTCGGTTTCTCTGGACAAAAATGTTCTGCAGGATCCCGTGCGGTCGTTCACCAGGATGTGTATGATGAAGTTCTTGAAAAAGCAGTGGAGTTAACAAAATCTCTTCGTGTAGGAAATCCTGAAGATCTAGGAAACTACATGGGTCCTGTTATCGACCAAGCGGCTTACAACAAGATCATGAGCTACATTGAAATTGGAAGAACGGAAGGGAAAATCGCAGCTGGAGGAGAAGGCGACGACTCTAAAGGTTACTTCATCCAACCGACAATCGTAGCAGACGTGGAAGAAAAAGCACGTCTTATGCAAGAAGAAATCTTTGGACCGGTTGTAGCGTTCTGTAAAGCTCGCGACTTCGATCACATGATGGAAATTGCTAACAACACAGATTACGGTTTGACTGGAGCTCTAGTTTCCAATAACCGTGAGCACATCGAGCGTGCGAAAGAAGAATTCCACGTGGGTAACCTTTACTTCAACCGCGGATGTACAGGCGCGATCGTTGGATACCAGCCGTTTGGCGGATTCAACATGTCTGGTACGGACTCCAAAGCTGGTGGCCCAGACTACCTTCTTCTTCACATGCAAGCAAAAACAACTTCAGAGTTGCTTTAA
- a CDS encoding FHA domain-containing protein, with product MDVLEKFHLLIERGQPYENEFVPLKRKISIGRFGSEPAPGIAFHIPLVSRQHCVIDCEKPLPMLIDLGSKHGTWLNGMRLLPQKEYGLSNGDQITLVNGMISMKYITVNNQETMDWDPVKPFRLPTEDFIDIHELLQKVRVHQKDIHFSHKEFQCFKLLYSSLGQFVSKEEIKRHAWSERELLDGRVPDVGSEELNSLIYRVRKKLTPYLQIESVLRKGFVMAVTKEI from the coding sequence ATGGATGTTTTGGAGAAATTTCACTTATTGATTGAGCGCGGACAGCCTTATGAAAATGAATTTGTGCCGTTAAAAAGAAAGATTTCCATCGGAAGATTCGGCTCCGAACCTGCCCCCGGCATCGCATTTCATATCCCGCTCGTATCCAGGCAGCATTGTGTGATCGATTGTGAAAAACCTTTACCCATGCTGATTGATCTTGGCAGCAAACATGGCACCTGGCTAAATGGCATGCGACTTCTTCCACAAAAGGAATATGGTTTGAGCAACGGTGACCAGATCACGCTCGTCAATGGCATGATCTCCATGAAATACATAACCGTAAACAATCAGGAGACCATGGACTGGGATCCCGTAAAACCATTTCGTCTGCCAACTGAAGATTTCATTGACATTCATGAACTTTTGCAAAAAGTACGGGTGCATCAAAAAGATATTCACTTTTCGCATAAGGAGTTTCAGTGTTTTAAACTGCTGTATTCTTCCCTCGGACAATTTGTTTCGAAAGAAGAAATTAAGCGGCATGCCTGGAGTGAAAGAGAACTTCTGGACGGCAGGGTACCCGATGTTGGCTCTGAAGAGTTAAACTCCCTGATCTACCGTGTTCGTAAAAAACTTACTCCTTATTTGCAGATTGAATCTGTTTTACGCAAAGGATTCGTAATGGCAGTGACTAAAGAAATATAG
- the bla gene encoding subclass B1 metallo-beta-lactamase — translation MKKRIVLNAALTGIIGLGVITAPLIVNAQAQKPYTQAAHVLKTYSNKSGTVTLTEIQPHVWVHTTIGEFNGVPVPSNGLLMETSKGLLLVDSSWDDSLTGELMDMISQHFKKPVKNAIITHSHQDRIGGIKTLKERGVHVYTTPQTAKLGVENGYEAPDRLLNPVLTHLKFGNVKAEAYYPGKGHTEDNITVYFPQYKLLVGGCLIKSKEAKDLGNVEDADVQAWPVSVQNVIDRFPKARTVVPGHGNIGGTGLLYHTINLLENNK, via the coding sequence ATGAAAAAAAGAATCGTATTAAATGCTGCTCTCACCGGAATTATTGGATTAGGTGTAATCACTGCACCATTAATCGTGAACGCTCAAGCTCAGAAGCCATATACCCAAGCTGCTCATGTTCTAAAAACATATTCAAACAAATCAGGAACAGTCACTCTTACCGAAATCCAGCCGCACGTTTGGGTACATACGACGATCGGCGAATTTAACGGGGTGCCAGTTCCTTCGAATGGACTGCTGATGGAAACTTCCAAAGGCCTTCTGCTTGTTGATTCTTCTTGGGACGATTCCCTTACCGGAGAACTGATGGATATGATTTCTCAGCATTTTAAAAAACCGGTGAAAAACGCCATCATCACTCATTCCCATCAAGACCGCATAGGAGGCATTAAAACGCTGAAGGAGCGGGGGGTTCATGTGTATACGACTCCTCAAACCGCGAAGCTTGGCGTTGAAAATGGCTATGAAGCTCCGGATCGTTTGCTGAATCCGGTACTGACTCACTTAAAGTTTGGGAACGTGAAGGCGGAAGCGTACTATCCTGGCAAGGGGCATACTGAAGATAACATTACGGTTTACTTTCCGCAGTACAAGCTCCTGGTCGGCGGCTGCCTGATAAAGTCGAAGGAAGCTAAAGATCTTGGGAATGTAGAGGATGCAGATGTTCAAGCGTGGCCAGTGTCCGTGCAAAACGTGATTGACCGATTTCCTAAGGCGAGGACTGTTGTTCCAGGCCATGGAAACATAGGTGGAACCGGGCTTCTATATCACACGATAAACCTCCTGGAAAATAACAAGTAA
- a CDS encoding DoxX family protein, with protein sequence MLSLGLLIIRLVIGLSFAAHGTQKLFGWFGGHGLKGTGGWLESIGIKPGYTMALFAGLAEFGGGLLFAAGLVTWLGAAAIIVTMLMAIVKVHGPNGFWATSGGYEYNLILIAAALGVALTGAGAYSLDALWF encoded by the coding sequence ATGTTAAGTTTAGGATTATTAATCATTCGTCTCGTGATCGGGTTATCGTTCGCGGCACATGGTACACAAAAATTGTTCGGCTGGTTCGGAGGCCATGGTCTGAAAGGAACAGGCGGCTGGCTAGAATCCATCGGTATTAAGCCAGGCTACACGATGGCACTGTTTGCAGGGCTCGCTGAGTTTGGCGGCGGTCTATTGTTCGCAGCAGGATTGGTCACTTGGCTCGGTGCAGCAGCAATTATTGTGACCATGCTCATGGCAATCGTAAAAGTGCACGGACCAAACGGCTTTTGGGCAACATCAGGCGGCTATGAGTACAATTTGATCCTCATCGCAGCAGCATTAGGTGTAGCACTTACTGGAGCAGGCGCTTACTCTTTAGACGCACTTTGGTTCTAA
- a CDS encoding DUF3905 domain-containing protein has product MVDHKNNKEEENLEKPYIEETMPHQASSPSFKGTGMKMQPPFVNDYGVVIGDSKYNSENSPLNNWSEDTDPEIMAGDQWVHPTNDIGWNTAENRDLIEKNVKPKGAPFTHPTKDTSFRKD; this is encoded by the coding sequence GTGGTTGATCATAAAAACAATAAAGAAGAAGAGAACCTGGAAAAGCCTTATATTGAAGAAACAATGCCTCATCAAGCGAGTTCGCCGTCATTCAAAGGAACAGGAATGAAAATGCAGCCTCCCTTTGTGAATGATTACGGAGTTGTCATAGGTGACAGCAAATACAATTCCGAAAACTCACCGCTTAACAACTGGAGTGAAGATACGGATCCGGAAATCATGGCAGGCGATCAGTGGGTTCATCCGACAAACGATATCGGCTGGAACACGGCAGAAAACCGTGATCTCATCGAGAAGAATGTTAAACCCAAAGGAGCCCCATTTACCCATCCCACAAAAGACACCAGCTTCCGGAAGGATTAA
- the gatC gene encoding Asp-tRNA(Asn)/Glu-tRNA(Gln) amidotransferase subunit GatC, whose translation MSRISKDQVKHVAHLARLSVSEEEVDMFTEQLDAIIGFAEELNELDTENIEPTTHVLELKNVLREDTVKESVTREEALKNAPDQRDGQFKVPKTF comes from the coding sequence TTGTCTCGAATTTCAAAAGACCAGGTAAAACACGTTGCCCATCTGGCCCGTCTTTCTGTCAGCGAAGAAGAAGTGGACATGTTTACGGAGCAGCTGGATGCAATTATCGGTTTTGCCGAAGAACTGAATGAACTGGATACAGAAAACATTGAACCAACAACCCACGTGCTTGAGCTGAAAAACGTGCTGCGCGAAGATACTGTGAAAGAATCGGTAACGCGAGAAGAAGCGTTGAAGAACGCCCCTGATCAAAGGGATGGACAGTTTAAAGTACCGAAGACGTTTTAG
- the gatA gene encoding Asp-tRNA(Asn)/Glu-tRNA(Gln) amidotransferase subunit GatA, whose amino-acid sequence MSLLEKKVSELHNLLHKREVSVTDLVDASYARIGQVEDKVKAFLTLNEEHARIQAKELDEVLAGSPGERILAGLPIALKDNISTKGLRTTSGSKILSNFDPIYDATVASKLYEAGAITIGKLNMDEFAMGSSNENSGYHVTKNPWNTDYVPGGSSGGSAATVAASEVLFSLGSDTGGSIRQPAAYCGVVGLKPTYGLVSRFGLIAFASSLDQIGPITRTVEDNAYLLQAIAGHDHMDSTSANVDVPDYLSAITGDVKGLRIAVPKEYLAEGVDPAVKEKVLEALKVLEGQGAVWEEVSLPHSKYALATYYLLSSSEASANLSRFDGVRYGVRSDNTENLLELYKNSRSEGFGDEVKRRIMLGTFALSSGYYDAYYKKAQKVRTLIKNDFEQVFNNFDVIIGPTTPTTAFKIGEKTNDPLTMYANDILTIPVNLAGVPAISVPCGFSNGLPVGLQIIGKHFDESTIYRVASVFEQATEHHKAKPQL is encoded by the coding sequence ATGTCATTATTAGAGAAGAAAGTCTCAGAACTGCACAACCTGTTACATAAAAGAGAAGTAAGCGTGACGGATCTTGTTGATGCTTCATATGCCCGAATCGGCCAAGTGGAGGACAAGGTAAAAGCGTTTCTTACGCTGAATGAAGAACACGCCCGCATACAGGCGAAGGAGCTGGATGAAGTTCTAGCTGGTTCTCCGGGAGAACGAATCCTTGCAGGCCTTCCGATTGCCTTGAAAGACAATATCTCTACAAAAGGACTCCGCACTACAAGCGGAAGCAAAATCCTTTCCAACTTTGATCCAATCTATGATGCAACAGTGGCCAGCAAGCTTTATGAGGCAGGTGCTATCACGATTGGCAAGCTGAACATGGATGAGTTTGCGATGGGATCTTCCAACGAAAACTCCGGCTATCATGTGACGAAGAACCCATGGAACACAGATTACGTGCCAGGCGGTTCCAGCGGAGGATCAGCAGCAACTGTTGCAGCGAGCGAAGTATTATTTTCCCTCGGTTCCGATACCGGCGGATCGATCCGCCAGCCAGCAGCATATTGCGGCGTTGTAGGATTGAAGCCGACATACGGACTTGTTTCCCGCTTCGGCCTAATTGCGTTTGCATCTTCCCTTGACCAGATCGGACCGATCACGCGTACGGTGGAAGATAACGCGTATCTTTTACAGGCAATTGCCGGACATGATCACATGGACTCCACGTCAGCAAACGTCGATGTACCGGACTACCTGTCAGCCATTACTGGAGACGTTAAAGGCCTTCGTATTGCCGTTCCAAAAGAATACCTGGCAGAAGGCGTTGATCCAGCAGTAAAAGAAAAAGTGCTTGAAGCGCTGAAAGTGTTAGAAGGACAAGGCGCTGTGTGGGAGGAAGTATCGCTTCCGCATTCCAAATACGCGCTTGCGACCTACTATCTTCTGTCTTCATCAGAAGCATCAGCCAACCTTTCCCGTTTTGACGGCGTACGATACGGGGTGCGTTCGGATAACACCGAGAACCTCTTGGAGCTTTATAAAAACTCCAGAAGCGAAGGCTTTGGGGACGAAGTGAAGCGCCGGATCATGCTCGGAACGTTCGCCCTCAGCTCCGGATACTATGATGCTTACTATAAAAAGGCGCAAAAAGTCCGTACACTGATCAAAAATGATTTTGAACAAGTGTTTAATAACTTTGATGTCATCATCGGGCCAACGACTCCGACGACTGCGTTTAAAATCGGAGAAAAAACGAACGATCCGTTGACGATGTATGCCAACGATATTTTAACCATTCCTGTAAACCTTGCGGGTGTGCCAGCCATTTCCGTGCCGTGCGGATTCTCAAACGGATTGCCGGTCGGATTGCAGATCATCGGAAAACACTTTGACGAAAGCACGATTTACCGCGTAGCTTCAGTCTTTGAACAGGCGACGGAACACCATAAAGCGAAACCGCAATTGTAG
- the gatB gene encoding Asp-tRNA(Asn)/Glu-tRNA(Gln) amidotransferase subunit GatB has translation MRKFETVIGLEVHVELKTNSKIFCGCSTDFGAPSNSHTCPICLGHPGVLPVLNKQAVDFSMRAAMALNCQINREQHFDRKNYFYPDNPKAYQISQLDKPIGEHGWIEIEVNGEKKKIGITRLHLEEDAGKLTHAADGSSLVDLNRQGTPLMEIVSEPDIRTPEEAYAYLEKLKAIIQYTGVSDCKMEEGSLRCDANISIRPVGQKEFGTKTELKNLNSFAFVQKGLEYEEKRQEEEILGGGEILQETRRFDEKSNKTILMRVKEGSDDYRYFPDPDLVSLSVSEEWIERVRAEIPELPDARKKRYVSEFGLPAYDAGVLTASIKMADFFEEGMREKADPKLLSNWLMGEVSAFLNTESKEIGETPLTPGNLAKMIKLIEDGTISSKIAKKVLKEMIENGGDPQTIVKEKGLVQISDEGAIREFVVAVLDRNPQSIEDFKNGKDKAIGFLVGQVMKETKGKANPPLVNKLIAEELKNR, from the coding sequence ATGAGGAAATTTGAAACAGTCATTGGATTAGAAGTCCACGTTGAACTTAAAACCAACTCTAAAATATTCTGCGGCTGCTCCACCGATTTCGGAGCGCCGTCCAACAGCCATACATGCCCGATCTGCCTTGGACATCCAGGCGTTCTGCCGGTCCTGAATAAACAGGCGGTCGATTTTTCAATGCGTGCAGCGATGGCATTGAACTGCCAAATTAACCGAGAGCAGCATTTTGACCGAAAGAACTATTTTTATCCTGACAATCCGAAAGCATATCAGATTTCCCAGCTTGATAAGCCGATCGGCGAGCACGGCTGGATTGAGATCGAAGTGAACGGCGAAAAGAAAAAAATTGGTATCACACGTCTTCACTTGGAAGAGGATGCAGGGAAACTAACGCATGCTGCTGACGGATCGTCTCTTGTGGACTTGAACCGCCAGGGCACGCCGCTGATGGAAATCGTGTCCGAGCCGGATATCCGTACACCGGAAGAAGCATATGCGTATTTGGAAAAGCTGAAAGCGATCATCCAATACACGGGCGTTTCCGACTGTAAGATGGAAGAGGGATCATTGCGCTGTGACGCCAACATCTCAATCCGTCCTGTCGGGCAAAAGGAATTCGGTACCAAAACCGAGCTTAAGAACCTGAACTCCTTCGCCTTCGTGCAAAAAGGGCTCGAGTATGAAGAGAAGCGCCAGGAGGAAGAGATTCTGGGTGGCGGCGAAATCCTTCAGGAGACCCGCCGTTTCGATGAAAAATCAAATAAAACAATCCTCATGCGTGTAAAGGAAGGATCGGATGACTATCGTTACTTCCCAGATCCGGATCTTGTGAGTCTGAGTGTTTCTGAAGAATGGATCGAGCGTGTCCGCGCGGAGATTCCTGAGCTTCCGGATGCTCGTAAAAAGCGCTATGTATCAGAGTTCGGTCTTCCTGCTTATGACGCTGGCGTTCTGACAGCATCGATCAAAATGGCTGATTTTTTTGAAGAAGGAATGAGGGAGAAAGCGGATCCGAAATTGCTTTCAAACTGGCTCATGGGCGAAGTGAGTGCCTTCTTGAACACAGAGTCCAAAGAAATCGGTGAAACACCATTAACACCGGGCAACCTCGCTAAAATGATCAAGCTCATTGAAGACGGCACGATCTCATCTAAGATCGCGAAGAAAGTCCTTAAAGAGATGATCGAGAATGGCGGCGATCCCCAAACGATTGTTAAGGAAAAAGGCCTCGTGCAGATTTCCGATGAAGGCGCCATCCGTGAGTTTGTTGTGGCTGTCCTTGACCGCAATCCGCAGTCCATCGAGGACTTTAAGAACGGAAAAGACAAGGCCATCGGCTTCTTAGTCGGCCAGGTCATGAAAGAGACCAAAGGAAAAGCAAATCCGCCATTGGTTAACAAATTGATCGCAGAAGAATTGAAGAATCGTTAA
- a CDS encoding DUF6454 family protein, whose product MNKKIITAASVLLISAGLMAFHPFNSKDTEAFAVSSSAKATTTSSANDNGKQNISDQFEKISRDTKWQQKEKIDLQFNNYHSQGMVKVGDLFYMSAVQIIEKPVKYGKIVDGYDRSPGKGIGHLFVFTKEGKLVKDIKLGEGNMYHPGGIDFDGKNIWVSVAEYRPNSHSIVYKVDPKTKDAKEAFRVQDHIGGMVRDGQSGKIIGNSWGSRKFYEWNEQGKQLAKKENTSHFIDYQDGHYAGNGKMILSGIAELPDPANSNSKPYELGGVALVDMKTLDTIHEAPITEFSPQGHVITRNPVFMENAGQELRLYAVPDDDNGSLLVYETNHLNEN is encoded by the coding sequence ATGAACAAAAAAATAATTACGGCAGCATCCGTATTGCTTATTTCGGCAGGTTTAATGGCTTTTCATCCGTTCAATTCTAAAGATACTGAGGCTTTTGCGGTCTCTAGTAGTGCCAAAGCAACCACCACTTCTTCTGCAAATGATAATGGAAAGCAAAATATATCTGACCAGTTTGAGAAAATCAGCAGAGACACAAAATGGCAACAAAAAGAAAAGATTGATCTGCAATTTAATAACTATCATTCACAAGGTATGGTTAAGGTTGGGGACCTTTTTTATATGTCTGCCGTTCAGATTATCGAAAAGCCTGTTAAATATGGCAAGATCGTGGACGGTTATGACCGTTCTCCAGGTAAAGGGATAGGCCACCTTTTTGTGTTTACGAAAGAAGGAAAGCTTGTAAAAGACATCAAACTGGGTGAAGGGAACATGTATCATCCTGGCGGTATCGATTTTGATGGGAAAAATATCTGGGTATCTGTTGCTGAATACCGCCCCAACAGCCATTCCATCGTCTACAAAGTGGATCCTAAAACAAAGGATGCCAAAGAAGCCTTCCGTGTTCAGGATCATATCGGAGGAATGGTACGAGACGGTCAAAGTGGAAAAATTATAGGAAATAGCTGGGGTTCCCGCAAGTTCTATGAGTGGAATGAACAAGGAAAGCAGCTGGCTAAGAAGGAAAATACCAGTCATTTTATTGATTACCAGGACGGTCATTATGCAGGAAACGGAAAAATGATCTTAAGTGGAATAGCTGAGCTGCCTGATCCAGCAAATAGTAATTCCAAGCCTTATGAATTAGGCGGAGTCGCTTTGGTGGACATGAAAACTCTAGATACCATCCACGAAGCACCAATCACTGAATTTTCTCCACAAGGACATGTGATTACTCGGAATCCTGTATTCATGGAAAATGCCGGTCAAGAGCTTCGCCTATATGCTGTTCCTGATGATGACAACGGCTCCTTGCTGGTTTATGAAACAAACCATCTTAATGAGAACTAA
- a CDS encoding NUDIX hydrolase: MLCTLPKRAEVKKDYPGLLDITSAGHLLAEEDVREGTREVEEELGVSIEFEDLISLGIIKGEIKLEQIWDREICHVFLYECRLLPEFKLQEDEVDSLYKIRLDDVMNLFEGTVTEITATEISKQNSKIVNKASFVGLDSYYVNIFDRIKKRLNKAKGSVQQAKD; this comes from the coding sequence GTGTTATGTACTCTTCCAAAAAGAGCTGAAGTAAAGAAAGATTACCCTGGCCTTCTGGATATCACTTCGGCTGGACATTTATTGGCAGAAGAGGATGTAAGGGAAGGAACAAGGGAAGTAGAGGAAGAATTAGGGGTATCTATTGAATTTGAGGACCTGATTTCGCTTGGAATCATCAAAGGTGAGATAAAACTAGAACAAATATGGGATCGGGAAATATGTCATGTGTTTTTGTATGAATGCAGGCTATTACCCGAATTTAAACTTCAGGAAGATGAAGTAGATAGCCTTTATAAAATTAGATTAGATGATGTAATGAATCTGTTTGAAGGCACAGTAACTGAAATAACTGCAACGGAAATAAGCAAACAAAATAGCAAAATAGTAAATAAAGCAAGCTTTGTTGGATTGGATTCATATTATGTAAACATTTTTGACCGGATAAAAAAAAGATTAAATAAAGCAAAAGGCAGCGTACAGCAGGCAAAGGACTGA
- a CDS encoding Hsp20/alpha crystallin family protein: MDVDKLKQWLELAQKVQGNDFWNSIFDGSPGQQMAGQVNGQPESRTRYNHFQPNQNAPSPQEDFPKVDIYTNNREWMVVIDLPGIRKEDVSLSMAANKLTIKGVLHSPYKDATVIRAERANGHFERTIQLPELINETRTAARFFNGVLEVRIMRNLTPERNIRID, encoded by the coding sequence ATGGACGTCGATAAATTGAAACAGTGGCTGGAGCTTGCGCAAAAGGTACAGGGAAATGATTTTTGGAACAGTATTTTCGATGGTTCACCGGGACAGCAGATGGCAGGCCAGGTGAATGGACAGCCAGAATCACGTACGCGTTACAATCATTTTCAACCTAACCAGAACGCACCATCCCCTCAAGAGGATTTCCCCAAGGTTGATATCTACACAAACAACCGGGAATGGATGGTGGTCATTGATCTTCCAGGTATCCGTAAAGAAGATGTCAGCCTTTCGATGGCAGCCAATAAACTGACGATCAAGGGTGTGCTTCACTCTCCGTATAAGGATGCCACCGTTATACGGGCAGAACGGGCGAACGGCCATTTTGAGCGGACCATCCAGCTTCCTGAACTAATTAATGAAACTCGCACTGCCGCCCGTTTTTTTAACGGTGTGCTAGAGGTTCGGATCATGCGAAATCTCACACCTGAACGAAACATCCGGATCGATTAG